The following proteins are encoded in a genomic region of Procambarus clarkii isolate CNS0578487 chromosome 23, FALCON_Pclarkii_2.0, whole genome shotgun sequence:
- the LOC123747517 gene encoding nucleolar and coiled-body phosphoprotein 1-like has product MKTQKRPLTDVIKISNPFAVLEDECCIETAVRSDVKATKGAQVYLGAHKVKEVTKQILVVGESQWCQQEASRSHSGASKKPPGATVVPARSHPEPQWCQQEATRSHSGASKKPPGATVVPARNLPEPQWCQQEVSRSHSGASKKSPGATVVPARSLPEPQWCQQEASRSHSGASKKPPGATVVPARNLPEPQWCQQEVSRSHSGASKKPPGATVVPARSLPEPQWCQQEASRSHSGASKKPPGATVVPARSHPEPQWCQQEASRSHSGASKKPPGATVVPARSHPEPQWCQQEATRSHSGASKKPPGATVVPARSLPEPQWCQQEASRSHSGASKKPPGATVVPARSHPEPQWCQQEATRSHSGASKKPPGATVVPARSLPEPQWCQQEATRSHSGASKKPPGATVVPARSLPEPQWCQQEASRSHSGASKKSPGATVVPARSLPEPQWCQQEATRSHSGASKKSPGATVVPARSLPEPQWCQQEASRSHSGASKKSPGATVVPARSLPEPQWCQQEASRSHSGASKKPPGATVVPARSHPEPQWCQQEATRSHSGASKKPPGATVVPARNLPEPQWCQQEVSRSHSGASKKSPGATVVPARSLPEPQWCQQEASRSHSGASKKPPGATVVPARNLPEPQWCQQEVSRSHSGASKKPPGATVVPARSHPEPQWCQQEATRSHSGASKKPPGATVVPARSLPEPQWCQQEASRSHSGASKKPPGATVVPARSHPEPQWCQQEATRSHSGASKKPPGATVVPARSLPEPQWCQQEASRSHSGASKKPPGATVVPARSLPEPQWCQQEASRSHSGASKKPPGATVVPARSLPEPQWCQQEASRSHSGASKKPPGATVVPAKSLPEPQWCQQEASRSHSGASKKPPGATVVPARSLRAPIPTFLLRKKYKFCGLCRGVTHHIKPLGMLT; this is encoded by the exons ATGAAAACCCAGAAAAGGCCGCTTACAGATGTCATAAAGATTTCCAACCCATTCGCGGTgctggaagacgagtgctgtatAGAGACTGCAGTTCGCTCGGATGTCAAAGCAACGAAGGGAGCCCAGGTTTATCTTGGTGCtcacaaagtaaaggaagtaactaagcaaattttggttgtgggagagtcCCAG TGGTGCCAGCAAGAAGCCTCCCGGAGCCACAGTGGTGCCAGCAAGAAGCCTCCCGGAGCCACAGTGGTGCCAGCAAGAAGCCACCCGGAGCCACAGTGGTGCCAGCAAGAAGCCACCCGGAGCCACAGTGGTGCCAGCAAGAAGCCACCCGGAGCCACAGTGGTGCCAGCAAGAAACCTCCCGGAGCCACAGTGGTGCCAGCAAGAAGTCTCCCGGAGCCACAGTGGTGCCAGCAAGAAGTCTCCCGGAGCCACAGTGGTGCCAGCAAGAAGCCTCCCGGAGCCACAGTGGTGCCAGCAAGAAGCCTCCCGGAGCCACAGTGGTGCCAGCAAGAAGCCTCCCGGAGCCACAGTGGTGCCAGCAAGAAACCTCCCGGAGCCACAGTGGTGCCAGCAAGAAGTCTCCCGGAGCCACAGTGGTGCCAGCAAGAAGCCACCCGGAGCCACAGTGGTGCCAGCAAGAAGTCTCCCGGAGCCACAGTGGTGCCAGCAAGAAGCCTCCCGGAGCCACAGTGGTGCCAGCAAGAAGCCACCCGGAGCCACAGTGGTGCCAGCAAGAAGCCACCCGGAGCCACAGTGGTGCCAGCAAGAAGCCTCCCGGAGCCACAGTGGTGCCAGCAAGAAGCCTCCCGGAGCCACAGTGGTGCCAGCAAGAAGCCACCCGGAGCCACAGTGGTGCCAGCAAGAAGCCACCCGGAGCCACAGTGGTGCCAGCAAGAAGCCACCCGGAGCCACAGTGGTGCCAGCAAGAAGTCTCCCGGAGCCACAGTGGTGCCAGCAAGAAGCCTCCCGGAGCCACAGTGGTGCCAGCAAGAAGCCACCCGGAGCCACAGTGGTGCCAGCAAGAAGCCACCCGGAGCCACAGTGGTGCCAGCAAGAAGCCACCCGGAGCCACAGTGGTGCCAGCAAGAAGCCTCCCGGAGCCACAGTGGTGCCAGCTAGAAGCCTCCCGGAGCCACAGTGGTGCCAGCAAGAAGCCACCCGGAGCCACAGTGGTGCCAGCAAGAAGCCACCCGGAGCCACAGTGGTGCCAGCAAGAAGCCTCCCGGAGCCACAGTGGTGCCAGCAAGAAGCCTCCCGGAGCCACAGTGGTGCCAGCAAGAAGTCTCCCGGAGCCACAGTGGTGCCAGCAAGAAGCCTCCCGGAGCCACAGTGGTGCCAGCAAGAAGCCACCCGGAGCCACAGTGGTGCCAGCAAGAAGTCTCCCGGAGCCACAGTGGTGCCAGCAAGAAGTCTCCCGGAGCCACAGTGGTGCCAGCAAGAAGCCTCCCGGAGCCACAGTGGTGCCAGCAAGAAGTCTCCCGGAGCCACAGTGGTGCCAGCAAGAAGCCTCCCGGAGCCACAGTGGTGCCAGCAAGAAGCCTCCCGGAGCCACAGTGGTGCCAGCAAGAAGCCTCCCGGAGCCACAGTGGTGCCAGCAAGAAGCCACCCGGAGCCACAGTGGTGCCAGCAAGAAGCCACCCGGAGCCACAGTGGTGCCAGCAAGAAGCCACCCGGAGCCACAGTGGTGCCAGCAAGAAACCTCCCGGAGCCACAGTGGTGCCAGCAAGAAGTCTCCCGGAGCCACAGTGGTGCCAGCAAGAAGTCTCCCGGAGCCACAGTGGTGCCAGCAAGAAGCCTCCCGGAGCCACAGTGGTGCCAGCAAGAAGCCTCCCGGAGCCACAGTGGTGCCAGCAAGAAGCCTCCCGGAGCCACAGTGGTGCCAGCAAGAAACCTCCCGGAGCCACAGTGGTGCCAGCAAGAAGTCTCCCGGAGCCACAGTGGTGCCAGCAAGAAGCCACCCGGAGCCACAGTGGTGCCAGCAAGAAGCCACCCGGAGCCACAGTGGTGCCAGCAAGAAGCCACCCGGAGCCACAGTGGTGCCAGCAAGAAGCCACCCGGAGCCACAGTGGTGCCAGCAAGAAGTCTCCCGGAGCCACAGTGGTGCCAGCAAGAAGCCTCCCGGAGCCACAGTGGTGCCAGCAAGAAGCCACCCGGAGCCACAGTGGTGCCAGCAAGAAGCCACCCGGAGCCACAGTGGTGCCAGCAAGAAGCCACCCGGAGCCACAGTGGTGCCAGCAAGAAGCCTCCCGGAGCCACAGTGGTGCCAGCAAGAAGCCTCCCGGAGCCACAGTGGTGCCAGCAAGAAGCCTCCCGGAGCCACAGTGGTGCCAGCAAGAAGCCTCCCGGAGCCACAGTGGTGCCAGCAAGAAGCCTCCCGGAGCCACAGTGGTGCCAGCAAGAAGCCTCCCGGAGCCACAGTGGTGCCAGCAAGAAGCCACCCGGAGCCACAGTGGTGCCAGCAAGAAGTCTCCCGGAGCCACAGTGGTGCCAGCAAGAAGCCTCCCGGAGCCACAGTGGTGCCAGCAAGAAGCCACCCGGAGCCACAGTGGTGCCAGCAAAAAGTCTCCCGGAGCCACAGTGGTGCCAGCAAGAAGCCTCCCGGAGCCACAGTGGTGCCAGCAAGAAGCCTCCCGGAGCCACAGTGGTGCCAGCAAGAAGCCTCCGGGCTCCAATACCAACATTCCTCTTAAGAAAGAAGTATAAGTTTTGTGGACTCTGCCGCGGCGTAACTCATCATATTAAACCCCTGGGAATGCTTACATAA